Below is a window of Picosynechococcus sp. PCC 7002 DNA.
GGAGGGGTTGGGTGCAGTGATGGCCCGAACGAATCGCAACCCCTTCGTGGTCGAGGAGGGTCGCTAAGTCATTGGCATGGACACCAGCAACATTAAAGGCCGCGAGGGCCGCCCGACCTTCCCCCTGGGCATCGGGTTGTTTGCCATAAATTTTTAGGTTCGGGATGTCCCGGAGTCCCTTAAAAAGATAGGCAGTGAGTTCGGCTTCGTAGGCATGGATGCGATCCATCCCAATTTGAGAGAGATAATCCACCGCCGCTCCAAGGGCGATCGCCTCACCGATGGCTGGGGTTCCCGCTTCAAATTTATGGGGCAGTTCACCGTAGGTAGAATGATCAAAGAAGACCTCGGCGATCATTTCTCCACCGCCCAAGAAAGGGGGCATCGCTTCGAGAATTGCTCGTTTTCCATAAAGAAAACCAATTCCTGTGGGTGCACACATTTTGTGACCAGAGCCGACAAGCCAGTCACAGTCCATTTGCTGCACATCAACGGGCATATGGGGCAAACTCTGGCAGGCATCGATAAGGATTTTCGCGCCATATTTACGGGCCGCTTGAATGATCTCGGTCACCGGATTGACATTGCCCAAAGTATTGGAGACATGAACCACTGTGACTAGTTTCGTTTTGTCGCTAAGTAGCGCTTGGTATTGCTCAAAATCAAAGGTTTCATCCTGGGTTAACGGTACATACTTCAAGACAGCGCCAGTTTTCGCCGCGATCATTTGCCAAGGCACAATATTGCTGTGGTGTTCCATTACCGACAGGATAATTTCATCCCCCGGCCCTAGATTACTCAACCCCCAACTGTAGGCGACAAGATTAATCGCTTCACTGGCATTGCGGGTGTAGACGATTTCATCACGACTGGCCGCATTGATAAACCGGGCGACTTTATCCCGTGCCCCTTCGTAGCCATCCGTTGCCCGGGCACTAAGACTATGGATCCCCCGGTGAACATTGGCATTATCTTGCTGGTAATAATGCAGCAACGCATCGAGGACGGCCTTGGGCTTTTGGGAGGTGGCAGCGTTATCGAAGTAGATCAGTGGCTTTCCGTGCACGGTTTGGTGCAGGATGGGAAAGTCGTCACGAACCTGTTCGGCAAGGGGTTTCGGTTGGGTTGTGATCATAGGGGATTCACTGGGTCGGATGGGTAAGCGGGAACAGTTGGGGCGGCAATTTACAAGTTAGTCAACGGTGCGACAGGCAACACAACCCGTAAGGGCCTGCTGTAAATGGGCGATCGCCACGGTATCGAGAATTTCCGCAGCAAAAGCATCAATCAGCAAATGGCGCGCATCATAGTCATTGAGACCGCGACTGCGGAGGTAGAAAATTTCCTCGGCTTCCAGTTGGCTGACGGTTGCGCCGTGGGCACATTTCACGTTATCAGCGGTAATTTGCAGTTCGGGTTTGGTATCGACTTTGGCCTTGGGAGACAGCAGCAAATTACGGTTCAGTTGGGCCGCATTAGTCATTTGTGCTTTCTGAGGCACATGGATTTGGCCGTTGAAAACAGACCGGGCTGCATCGTCAATAATGCATTTATGGAGTTGATCGACGCTGCCGTAGGGATGCTGGAGATAAACGGCGGTGTGGGTGTCGCTGAGTTGTTCGGCGCCAACCATGGTTAACCCCTTTAGAATGGTTTCTGTTTGGGGGCCGTTTTGGGTCAGGGTCAGGGTATGGCGACTCAGTCGGGCACCAAAATTAACTTCTGTGAGTTGGTAATGGCTGTCTTGGGCTTGGGCGATCGCCGTATTACCGAGATGAATCGCGCCCCCAGCTTCCCGTTGTACCCGCACATGGTTAAGGCGGGCATTGGTCTGCACCCAAACTTCTGTTAAAGCATTGTTGAAATAGCGGTGGGTATCTTGATCGGTGCAACCCTGGGCGATCGCCCCGTAATATTCCACCACATTAGCTTGGGCTCCCGTTTCCGCAATCACGAGACAGCGGGACTGCATAGCCGTCGGTTGATCCGCACCGTTGCCGACAAATAGCAGTTGGATTGGCTGTTCAACAACGGTATTTTTCGGCACCCAAACAATGGCGAGATCCCCAAGACCTGCATCATTGAGGGCGGCAAACACATCCAGTTGCTCGGTCTGCTGGCCAAGATATTTGGCGATCGCCGCTTTTTGATCCGCCGCTAATGCCGTGAAGTTGCCGACAAAAACGCCGTCAGGTAATCCCGAAACGCAGGACTGGTCGGGGGCATAGTGGCCATTCACAAATACCAAACGACTGTTGGCTGTTTCCGGCAGGGCAAAAACATCTAAATCTGCCGCCGTTGGGGTTGTCGGTTGGGCTGCTTGGAAAGTCGTATGTTTGAGCACCGATAAATCCGTTACCCGCCAGGCTTCATCCCGTCGGCTTGGGAATTTTCCTTGGCGAACTTTTTCAAGGCCTTGATCGCGAATGGCTTGAAATTCCGCTGATTGGCTTCGGTCGAGTAATCCGAGAAATTTTTCCAGATTGGGATCGACTTCTGTCGGTTGACTCTGGGAAAAGGCGATCGCCGCTGTCATGGTACCGCTAGACATCGTTACACAACCCCCGCAGCCAGTTCTTGATCGAGGAAATCATAGCCCGTTGCTTCTAATTCCAGGGCAAGTTCCTTACCGCCACTCTTCACAATCCGGCCATCGTACATCACGTGGACGAACTGGGGCGTAATGTAATCCAATAAGCGTTGGTAGTGGGTGATCAAAAGAAACGCATTATCCGGTGTTGCCAATTGATTAACCCCTTCCGCCACAATTCGCAGCGCATCAATATCGAGGCCAGAATCAATCTCATCTAAAATGCCGAGGCTCGGCTCTAGTAGGGCCATTTGCAAAATTTCGTTGCGCTTTTTCTCGCCCCCAGAAAAGCCTTCGTTCAAGCTTCTTTCGAGGAAACTGGGGTTCATTTTGACCACTTCGAGTTTTTCTTCAATCAAATCCTCAAAATCAAAGGCATCAATCTCCTCTTTGCCCTGATGCTTGAGCTTGGCATTGTAGGCAACCCGCAGGAAATCAAGGTTGCTCACTCCAGGAATCTCTAACGGATATTGGAAGGCGAGGAAAATACCGTCTAAAGCCCGTTCTTCGGCTTCCTTCTCCAAGAGGTTTTCGCCCTTGTAGATAATTTCGCCACCAGTGACTTCATACTCAGGGTGCCCCGCAATAATTTTTGACAGGGTACTTTTTCCTGAACCATTCCGGCCCATAATTGCGTGGATTTCTCCTGCTTTGATCTCTAGATCAACGCCCTTGAGAATCGGCTGACCATCGACGGTCGCAGTCAAATTTTTAATCGCTAAGATAACTTCACTCATTGCCTTCGATTGCTTATTTCTGAACTAAAAAACGAATACTTATTTGCTGATAATTGAGGTTTGAAGCTACCCAACAGTGCCTTCGAGTTTGAGGCTGAGAAGTTTATCCGCTTCAGCCGCAAATTCCATCGGTAACTCACTGAGTACGTCCTTACAGAAGCCACTAACAAGCATTGAAATGGCGTCCTCTTCGGCGATACCCCGCTGGGCAAAGTAAAAGAGCTGCTCCTCGCCAATTTTTGCAGTGGAGGCTTCATGTTCCACCTTGGCATTTTGATTATCCACTTGGATGTAGGGGAAGGTATTCGCTTCTGCTGTATCGCCAATGAGCATCGAATCACATTGGGAATAGTTACGCGCTCCGTCGGCTTTGGGGTGCATTTTCACCAAGCCCCGGTAGCTATTTTTCGATTTGCCCGCCGAAATGCCTTTAGAAATGATTGTGCTACGGCTGTTTTTACCGATGTGGATCATTTTGGTGCCTGTGTCAGCCTGCTGGTGATTATTCGTTAAAGCAATGGAATAAAATTCACCCACGGAGTTATCGCCGAGCAAGACACAACTGGGGTATTTCCAGGTGATCGCCGAGCCGGTTTCTACCTGAGTCCAGGAAATCTTAGAATTGATACCTTTACAGAGGCCCCGCTTCGTCACGAAGTTGTAGATACCGCCTTTGCCCTCTTCG
It encodes the following:
- the sufD gene encoding Fe-S cluster assembly protein SufD, encoding MSSGTMTAAIAFSQSQPTEVDPNLEKFLGLLDRSQSAEFQAIRDQGLEKVRQGKFPSRRDEAWRVTDLSVLKHTTFQAAQPTTPTAADLDVFALPETANSRLVFVNGHYAPDQSCVSGLPDGVFVGNFTALAADQKAAIAKYLGQQTEQLDVFAALNDAGLGDLAIVWVPKNTVVEQPIQLLFVGNGADQPTAMQSRCLVIAETGAQANVVEYYGAIAQGCTDQDTHRYFNNALTEVWVQTNARLNHVRVQREAGGAIHLGNTAIAQAQDSHYQLTEVNFGARLSRHTLTLTQNGPQTETILKGLTMVGAEQLSDTHTAVYLQHPYGSVDQLHKCIIDDAARSVFNGQIHVPQKAQMTNAAQLNRNLLLSPKAKVDTKPELQITADNVKCAHGATVSQLEAEEIFYLRSRGLNDYDARHLLIDAFAAEILDTVAIAHLQQALTGCVACRTVD
- the sufC gene encoding Fe-S cluster assembly ATPase SufC; the encoded protein is MSEVILAIKNLTATVDGQPILKGVDLEIKAGEIHAIMGRNGSGKSTLSKIIAGHPEYEVTGGEIIYKGENLLEKEAEERALDGIFLAFQYPLEIPGVSNLDFLRVAYNAKLKHQGKEEIDAFDFEDLIEEKLEVVKMNPSFLERSLNEGFSGGEKKRNEILQMALLEPSLGILDEIDSGLDIDALRIVAEGVNQLATPDNAFLLITHYQRLLDYITPQFVHVMYDGRIVKSGGKELALELEATGYDFLDQELAAGVV
- a CDS encoding SufS family cysteine desulfurase: MITTQPKPLAEQVRDDFPILHQTVHGKPLIYFDNAATSQKPKAVLDALLHYYQQDNANVHRGIHSLSARATDGYEGARDKVARFINAASRDEIVYTRNASEAINLVAYSWGLSNLGPGDEIILSVMEHHSNIVPWQMIAAKTGAVLKYVPLTQDETFDFEQYQALLSDKTKLVTVVHVSNTLGNVNPVTEIIQAARKYGAKILIDACQSLPHMPVDVQQMDCDWLVGSGHKMCAPTGIGFLYGKRAILEAMPPFLGGGEMIAEVFFDHSTYGELPHKFEAGTPAIGEAIALGAAVDYLSQIGMDRIHAYEAELTAYLFKGLRDIPNLKIYGKQPDAQGEGRAALAAFNVAGVHANDLATLLDHEGVAIRSGHHCTQPLHRLFEASGSARASLYFYNTTAEIDQFIAALKDTIDFFTSMGS